In Mixophyes fleayi isolate aMixFle1 chromosome 4, aMixFle1.hap1, whole genome shotgun sequence, the following proteins share a genomic window:
- the LOC142150903 gene encoding E3 ubiquitin-protein ligase TRIM39-like translates to MASAILIEELQCSICLSIYTDPVTLRCGHNFCQVCIDRVLNTQEGSRAFRCPECRAEFQNSHVPEKNRSLCKIADCMRSIPEVNTGIFCTYCVHFSVPALKTCIECEASLCDIHCKTHNKSAEHVLIDPNTSLENRKCSIHEEILKYFCTEDAACICVSCSLAGEHRGHLVEMLDEASEKKKEKLRNVPQNLTTKREETEKRVQNLQERRGKNQEKAAGVTETVTALFRDIRRQLDDLEKRVLIEIYRQKESFSRSVFALIQQLEIKKDELSRKMLHIEELCINTEIYRREYTDILLDVNTAGDNIHISGDRKTASWSDINQNHPETPERFQDYEQVISSRRFSSGRHYWEVDVSKSVSWVVGMCYPSIDRRGDQSFIGYNNKSWGLDRTSDKYTVIHDRKVTQLPGNIPCNRLGIYLDYEAGQLSFYSLCDPIRHLHTVTATFTEPLHAALCVWGGCIKISGGVKTY, encoded by the exons atggcgtctgctATTCTGATAGAGGAGCTGCAGTGTTCCATCTGCCTGAgcatttatacagatcctgtaacactgagatgtggacacaacttctgccaggtctgtattgatcgtgtgctgAATACACAGGAGGGGTCTAGAGCTTTCAGatgtcctgaatgcagagcagagttTCAGAATAGTCATGTCCCGGAGAAAAACAGAAGCCTCTGCAAAATAGCAGATTGTATGCGCTCTATCCCAGAGGTAAATACTGGGATATTTTGCACTTATTGTGTCCACTTTTCAGTACCTGCTCTTAAAACCTGCATCGAGTGTGAAGCTTCTCTCTGTGATATACATTGTAAGACACACAACAAGTCAGCAGAACATGTCTTAATTGATCCAAACACTTCCTTGGAGAATAGAAAATGTTCCATCCATGAAGAGATTTTGAAGTATTTCTGCACTGAGGacgctgcctgtatctgtgtgtcctgcagtTTGGCAGGAGAACATCGGGGACACCTGGTAGAGATGCTAGATGAGGcctctgagaagaagaaggagaaactgagaaatgttcCGCAGAATCtgaccacaaagagagaggagactgagaaaagagtccagaATCTGCAGGAGCGCAGGGGAAAAAATCAGGAAAAAGCAGCTGGTGTAACAGAGACagtcactgccctgtttagagacatcaggagacagctggatGACCTAGAAAAGAGAGTCCTGATTGAGATATACAGGCAGAAAGAGAGCTTTTCACGCTCAGTCTTTGCTCTGATacagcagctggaaataaagaaggatgAGCTGTCTAGGAAGATGCttcacattgaggagctgt gtataaatACAGAGATCTATAGGCGGGAATatacagacatattactggatgtaaacacagctggtgataatatacatatatcaggtgaCAGGAAAACTGCATCCTGGTCAGATATAAACCAGAATCAtccagaaacaccagagagatttcagGATTATGAGCAGGTAATAAGCAGCAGGAGATTTTCCtcagggcgacattactgggaagtggatgTCAGTAAATCAGTGAGCTGGGtggtagggatgtgttatcccagtatagacaggagaggagatCAGTCATTCATTGGGTATAATAACAAGTCCTGGGGTTTGGATAGGACAAGTGATAAGTATACAGTGATACATGACAGGAAAGTGACCCAGTTACCTGGCAATATTCCCTGTAATAGATTGGGaatatatctggattatgaggctggacagctttccttttattctctgtgtgacccgatcagacacttacacaccgtcactgccaccttcactgagccccttcatgctgcattatgtGTATGGGGAGGTTGTATAAAGATATCTGGGGGAGTCAAGACATATTAA